ATCCTTCACTGAAGAGAAAGGTGGGTTACCTGTGCTTAAAGATCTTTTTGGGAAAAAGCGCAAATTCGCTACAGTTCCTTCTGAGACACTAGCACGTGTCCCTGCTTCCACCGACATTAGCAAGGAAGCGGGTACGAAAGAAAAGGAAGTCCCTGAGGGATTGATGAATAAATGCCCACATTGTGGGACGATTCACTACTCGAAGGATTTGGAGAAGAACTTGCGCGTCTGCAAAGGCTGCCAGTTCCATTATTCCATGTCCGCTCCTGAGCGCCTGCAAGCGCTTCTGGATGATGGGGTTCTGAGAGAAGAATTTGATGCCAATTTGATAACAGCCAATCCACTCGGTTTTCCTGGTTATTTGGAAAAACTGGAGCAAGATATGGCCAACACCAATTTGAACGAGGCAATCATTACAGGCGAAGGTTTCCTAGGTGGGAACCGCATTGTGATTGGGGTCATGGATTCTCGTTTCCGTATGGCGAGCATGGGCTCGGTCGTCGGGGAAAAAATCACGCGTGCAATTGAGCAAGCGATCGAACGGCGTTTGCCTTTCATTCTGTTCAGTGCATCTGGTGGAGCACGCATGCAA
The window above is part of the Brevibacillus brevis NBRC 100599 genome. Proteins encoded here:
- the accD gene encoding acetyl-CoA carboxylase, carboxyltransferase subunit beta; this encodes MLKDLFGKKRKFATVPSETLARVPASTDISKEAGTKEKEVPEGLMNKCPHCGTIHYSKDLEKNLRVCKGCQFHYSMSAPERLQALLDDGVLREEFDANLITANPLGFPGYLEKLEQDMANTNLNEAIITGEGFLGGNRIVIGVMDSRFRMASMGSVVGEKITRAIEQAIERRLPFILFSASGGARMQEGVLSLMQMAKTSAALSRLDRERLLFVSVMTNPTYGGVSASFSSLGDYNIAEPGAMIGFAGRRVIEQTIRQELPKDFQTAEFLLKNGQLDMVVHRKDMRNTLSKLVEMHTSREGVETWQASSPLKSH